TACCATTACGAGCATTAGTAGATTCAGAACGTTCATAAGGCTCATACCCAAGATGTTGAGTCATTTCAGCTTCAAGCATTTCTTGAATAGTTCCCCCAAGCAAGTCTTTTAAAGCATCCTGTATATCTTCAGCAGTTTTAATATCGTATTCATTAATTAAAGCATTGATAATATTTCTTTTTCCATCAGTAAGATTAATTCCATTTTTTCTTTTTCTTTCCATAAAAATAGCCTCCTATGAATTTAATTTTATCAT
The nucleotide sequence above comes from Fusobacterium varium. Encoded proteins:
- a CDS encoding transposase, producing the protein MERKRKNGINLTDGKRNIINALINEYDIKTAEDIQDALKDLLGGTIQEMLEAEMTQHLGYEPYERSESTNARNGRKRKIILSKYGDTEIEIPQDREGTFEPQIVKKRQKDISDIEDKIISMYAKGMTTRQISEQV